The Puniceicoccus vermicola DNA segment TGTATGATCGGACTGCGTGGGGACTTTCGCGAGGAGGTTCTTTCAGACCTGCGAGAAGGCTTGCTGGAAATGGCTCGGGAACTCGAGGAGTAGGGGGCTTGTGACCTTCTCAGGATCTCGAGACCTAGAAAAACGGGCAAAAAGAAACCCTTCGTTTATCGGAAGGGTTGGAAGAATGGCTGCCCAAGCATAAATTGGTTTCAGAGGGCCTTCCGCATTCGCCATTGTCCGGAAAAGGTCACAGATCAAGTCATTATGGTAGACTCTTCAATATTTTCGGGGGTGGTTTCCATGGCACGATTTCAATCAATTCAATCACCGGTCTCTAAAGGCCACTGCTTGACATGATGTTTTTACATGATAAATTTGGTTCATGAAAACACTCACCTGCACATTAACCAAGCGCGGGCAAATTTCTGTGCCGGCATCTATACGCAAGGATCTGGGTCTGCGTCCGGGGCAGAGGCTGCGTTGGGAAAAAATCGCCGGAGGCGAGTGCCGGGTGACGGTGGAGCAGGAGGGCGCACCCGGTCCTCTGGCCGCACTGGGGTTTGGTCCGAAGCTCCGGGGCGACGATGGCAAGGCCACTTCTGACTGGATGAAAGAGTTGCGGGAGGGCGAATAGGCATGGCTTGGGTTGTAGATACTTGCGTCGTTATCGACGTGCTTGAAAACGATCCTATGTTTGGAGTCGGCTCCGCGAAGAAGCTTCAATCGCTCCTCGACCAAGGGCTAGTGCTGTGCCCGGTCAGTATGGTCGAACTTAGCCCGGCCTTCGCGGGAGATTTGACTGCCCAGAAGTCCTTTCTGGATATGTGTGGAATCTCCTATCACGAGCCCTTCACTTTGGCTGATAGTGAGACGGCGCATGTGGCGTGGAATGCATACATCCAGGCCAAGCGCAGCAAGCAGGTCGCCAAGCGTCCAGTGGCGGATTTGCTCATCGGAGGATTCGCTCTACGTTTCGACGGTTTGGTAACCCGCAATCGCTCTGATTTTCAGCGTTGGTTCAGAGGCCTCAAGATTGTAGAGCCCTGAGTAGTGTCTGAAAAGACCGACCCCGAGGGCAGATGGTATAGGGTGACGACAATATTCCAAATGCCTACAAATTAAAGAATCTTAGCCTCAGGTGAATTGTGTTGGCGAAGGCGTCTATGTATATCCTCAGTGTGGCCGATGTAGAGTCGGCCTTTGAGATTTTCGAGGATGTAGACGTGAAACATGGGCAAAAAGAAACCCTTCGTATATCGGGAAGGGTTCAATGGCTGCCCAGGTAGTCCCGCGACCGCGGGATCCGACAAAGTGATTAATCCCGACAAGGTCGGGACTCTACCGCTGAGCTACT contains these protein-coding regions:
- a CDS encoding type II toxin-antitoxin system VapC family toxin produces the protein MAWVVDTCVVIDVLENDPMFGVGSAKKLQSLLDQGLVLCPVSMVELSPAFAGDLTAQKSFLDMCGISYHEPFTLADSETAHVAWNAYIQAKRSKQVAKRPVADLLIGGFALRFDGLVTRNRSDFQRWFRGLKIVEP
- a CDS encoding GIY-YIG nuclease family protein is translated as MFHVYILENLKGRLYIGHTEDIHRRLRQHNSPEAKIL
- a CDS encoding AbrB/MazE/SpoVT family DNA-binding domain-containing protein, with the translated sequence MKTLTCTLTKRGQISVPASIRKDLGLRPGQRLRWEKIAGGECRVTVEQEGAPGPLAALGFGPKLRGDDGKATSDWMKELREGE